A genomic stretch from Terriglobus sp. RCC_193 includes:
- the katG gene encoding catalase/peroxidase HPI — MSSESKCPFHQPGAGAPSHHAAGEGTSNQDWWPNALKLGILYQHSDLSNPMGTDFNYKDAFNSLDLEAVKQDLRAVMTTSQDWWPADFGHYGPLFIRMAWHSAGTYRMGDGRGGAGQGLQRFAPLNSWPDNVSLDKARRLLWPVKQKYGNKLSWADLLILTGNVALESMGFKTFGFAGGREDVWEPAQDVYWGTETTWLGGDHRYAKGGTATLPADAPIHETETGRTAEGTNQRLLENPLAAVQMGLIYVNPEGPDGNPDPIASAHDIRETFGRMHMNDEETVALIAGGHTFGKTHGAGPADNVGPEPEAAPLEMQGLGWHNKFGSGKGADAITSGLEVTWTTKPTQWSNDFFTHLFEYEWELTKSPAGAHQWKPKNNGGAGTVPHAHDASKKIEPRMLTSDLALRLDPIYEKISRDYYANPDKFADAFARAWFKLTHRDMGPKSRYLGPEVPAEELLWQDPIPALDHKTVDENDIAEIKKAIAASGLTIPELVYTAWSSASSFRGSDKRGGANGARIRLEPQKNWEVNQPAQLAKVLGVLEGIQKDFNGKLTDGKKISLADLIILAGSVGVEKGAKNAGFDITVPFAPGRMDTTQEKTDVEAFRVLEPVADGFRNYVKGKYSIPSEALFLDKTQLLTLTAPEMTVLVGGMRALNANYGGTKHGVFTSRTESLTNDFFVNLLDMNNEWKSASNDGELFEIRDRKTGQPKWTATRADLIFGSNSQLRALAELYGSSDAQEKFVKDFVAAWTKVMNLDRFDLA, encoded by the coding sequence ATGTCCAGCGAATCGAAGTGCCCGTTTCATCAGCCAGGCGCAGGCGCCCCCAGCCATCATGCCGCAGGTGAAGGCACATCCAATCAGGATTGGTGGCCCAACGCGCTGAAGCTCGGCATCCTCTATCAACACTCGGACCTGTCCAACCCCATGGGCACGGATTTCAATTACAAAGATGCTTTCAACAGCCTCGACCTGGAAGCCGTAAAGCAAGACCTGCGCGCGGTCATGACCACATCGCAGGACTGGTGGCCTGCCGATTTCGGCCACTATGGCCCGCTGTTTATCCGCATGGCTTGGCACAGTGCTGGAACCTATCGCATGGGCGATGGGCGTGGCGGAGCCGGACAGGGTCTGCAGCGTTTTGCTCCGCTGAACAGCTGGCCGGACAACGTGAGCCTGGACAAGGCACGCCGCCTTCTTTGGCCGGTGAAGCAGAAGTATGGCAACAAACTTTCGTGGGCAGACCTGCTCATTCTTACCGGCAACGTTGCATTGGAGTCGATGGGCTTTAAGACCTTTGGCTTTGCCGGCGGACGTGAAGATGTTTGGGAGCCTGCGCAGGATGTTTACTGGGGCACCGAAACCACGTGGTTGGGTGGCGATCATCGCTATGCCAAGGGCGGCACCGCGACGCTGCCTGCGGATGCACCCATTCACGAGACTGAGACAGGCCGCACGGCCGAGGGAACGAACCAGCGCCTGCTGGAAAATCCGCTAGCGGCCGTGCAGATGGGCCTGATCTACGTGAACCCGGAAGGCCCGGATGGAAACCCGGACCCGATCGCCTCTGCACATGACATCCGCGAAACCTTTGGCCGTATGCACATGAACGATGAGGAAACCGTTGCTCTGATTGCCGGTGGACACACCTTCGGCAAAACGCATGGCGCAGGACCGGCAGACAACGTTGGCCCGGAACCAGAGGCTGCTCCGCTGGAAATGCAGGGCCTTGGCTGGCACAACAAGTTTGGCTCCGGCAAGGGTGCAGACGCTATCACCAGTGGACTGGAAGTGACCTGGACCACCAAACCGACGCAGTGGAGCAATGACTTCTTCACGCACCTGTTTGAGTATGAGTGGGAGCTTACAAAGAGTCCCGCAGGCGCACACCAGTGGAAGCCCAAGAACAATGGCGGCGCAGGTACGGTGCCACATGCGCATGATGCATCGAAGAAGATTGAGCCGCGGATGCTGACGTCAGACCTGGCACTGCGTTTGGACCCCATCTACGAGAAAATTTCGCGCGATTACTACGCGAACCCTGACAAGTTTGCGGATGCGTTTGCACGTGCATGGTTCAAGCTGACGCATCGCGACATGGGTCCGAAGTCGCGCTACCTTGGACCGGAAGTGCCTGCAGAAGAATTGCTTTGGCAAGATCCGATTCCCGCTCTGGATCACAAAACCGTGGACGAGAACGACATTGCCGAGATTAAGAAGGCGATTGCCGCTTCGGGTCTCACAATTCCAGAACTGGTATACACCGCGTGGTCATCCGCTTCGTCCTTCCGTGGTTCCGATAAGCGAGGCGGCGCAAACGGCGCACGCATTCGCCTGGAACCGCAGAAGAACTGGGAAGTAAATCAACCTGCACAACTCGCCAAGGTGCTTGGTGTGCTGGAAGGTATCCAGAAAGACTTCAACGGCAAACTGACAGACGGCAAAAAGATTTCGCTTGCCGACCTGATCATTCTTGCCGGAAGCGTGGGCGTGGAAAAAGGTGCGAAGAACGCAGGTTTCGACATCACCGTTCCCTTTGCTCCTGGCCGCATGGATACCACGCAGGAAAAGACGGATGTAGAGGCTTTCCGCGTGCTGGAGCCTGTTGCCGATGGTTTCCGCAACTACGTGAAGGGCAAGTACAGCATTCCTTCTGAGGCTCTGTTCCTGGATAAGACGCAGTTGCTGACTCTGACGGCTCCAGAGATGACGGTGCTTGTTGGAGGCATGCGTGCGTTGAATGCGAACTATGGCGGCACAAAGCATGGTGTGTTCACATCACGAACCGAATCGTTGACAAACGACTTCTTTGTAAATCTGTTGGATATGAACAACGAGTGGAAATCAGCATCGAACGATGGCGAATTGTTTGAGATTCGTGATCGTAAGACCGGCCAGCCAAAGTGGACTGCGACACGCGCAGATCTAATCTTCGGTTCCAACTCGCAGCTTCGCGCGTTGGCAGAGCTATACGGTTCCTCCGACGCGCAGGAGAAGTTCGTGAAGGACTTCGTCGCGGCCTGGACCA